In a single window of the Nitrospinota bacterium genome:
- a CDS encoding NifU N-terminal domain-containing protein, with protein MTEPVQISVQPTPNPNSAKFVLDREAAGGEMKSYMRKEEAEGDPLGEAIFAIEGVETVFMMANFVTVNKAAEADWNNLIGPVEEAIRAHL; from the coding sequence ATGACAGAGCCTGTCCAGATTAGTGTTCAGCCCACACCGAATCCCAACAGCGCGAAGTTCGTCCTGGACCGGGAGGCCGCTGGCGGCGAGATGAAGAGCTACATGCGAAAGGAAGAGGCCGAAGGCGACCCCCTGGGAGAGGCTATATTCGCCATCGAGGGGGTGGAGACCGTCTTCATGATGGCCAACTTCGTCACCGTGAACAAGGCTGCTGAGGCCGACTGGAACAACCTCATCGGGCCCGTGGAAGAGGCAATCAGGGCCCACCTTTAA
- a CDS encoding YggS family pyridoxal phosphate-dependent enzyme: MGSQEATSVAAIELLSERIAQVRERIARAASQAGRDPAEVTLVAVTKSFPAEVVRGAIDCGLTVFGENRVQEARAKIPLVGRPGLSWHLVGPLQRNKVKHCFDLFDLIHSVDSVALAEEIERRAAAKDEAMDVLIEVNSAGEASKCGVAPDEAVALARAVGRLERVRLRGLMTMPPLVAEPEANRAHFKALRLLRDEIGRAGLEGVDMTHLSMGMTGDFEVAIEEGATIVRIGTALFGPRETHL; this comes from the coding sequence ATGGGTTCACAGGAAGCCACCTCCGTAGCGGCTATCGAGCTTTTGAGCGAGCGGATCGCCCAGGTCCGGGAGCGCATCGCCCGGGCCGCCAGCCAAGCCGGGCGAGACCCCGCCGAGGTCACTCTGGTGGCCGTCACCAAAAGCTTCCCGGCGGAGGTCGTCCGGGGGGCGATCGATTGTGGCCTGACCGTCTTCGGGGAGAACCGGGTTCAGGAGGCGCGGGCCAAGATTCCGCTGGTCGGCCGCCCGGGGCTCTCGTGGCACTTGGTGGGACCCCTGCAGCGCAACAAGGTTAAACACTGTTTCGACCTCTTCGACCTCATCCATTCGGTCGACTCCGTCGCCCTCGCCGAGGAGATTGAGCGGCGGGCCGCTGCAAAAGATGAGGCGATGGACGTTCTAATTGAGGTCAATTCGGCTGGCGAGGCCTCGAAGTGCGGTGTCGCGCCTGACGAGGCGGTTGCCCTGGCCAGAGCCGTCGGTCGGCTCGAGCGGGTGCGCCTTCGTGGCCTTATGACCATGCCGCCCCTGGTTGCTGAGCCGGAGGCGAACAGGGCCCATTTCAAGGCGCTGCGCCTCCTTCGGGACGAAATCGGCCGGGCCGGCCTCGAGGGGGTGGATATGACGCACCTCTCCATGGGGATGACCGGCGACTTCGAGGTCGCCATAGAGGAGGGAGCGACCATCGTCCGGATAGGGACCGCCCTCTTTGGGCCCCGGGAGACGCATCTGTGA
- a CDS encoding YggU family protein — translation MGALHSTKEGVRLTVQVQPRAKETGWTGPHGDILRVRVAAPPVNGKANQALIAFVAKTFGVAKDAVAIVRGERGRRKVLDVAGVSLEEARARLGGQMELL, via the coding sequence ATGGGAGCCCTCCATTCAACGAAAGAAGGAGTGCGACTCACCGTTCAGGTCCAGCCTCGCGCAAAGGAAACCGGATGGACCGGGCCGCATGGAGATATCCTGCGTGTGCGGGTGGCTGCCCCGCCCGTCAATGGCAAGGCGAACCAAGCGCTAATCGCTTTCGTGGCGAAAACCTTTGGTGTCGCCAAAGATGCCGTCGCCATCGTTAGGGGCGAGCGAGGAAGGCGGAAGGTGCTGGACGTCGCCGGGGTCAGCCTCGAAGAAGCTCGGGCGCGGCTCGGCGGGCAGATGGAGCTCCTATGA
- a CDS encoding 4Fe-4S dicluster domain-containing protein — protein sequence MDPSATREIFWNIPQATIPIFYGVAALATAVFAWGFWRRWQAWSQGRPGPGLDVVGRRLKALLTEGLGQRKLFRERFGGWMHAGLMWGFLVLLYGTTVVFLEYDFNLGIFRGRSYLFTSLACDLFGLFFLGAILAAGWRRFIIKPDRLEQGRDLVIMWAALVLITVSGFLIEGLRILGTGYPAFEVWSPVGYGLAGVFRLAGLGGDALRATHLWLWWGHALLVFGLIAYVPFSMLRHIVAASLNILYQPMEAPGALRPVTMEEVEATGKFGAGELKDFSWTQLLSLDACTECGRCQDACPAYAADLPLSPKAVVLDLQHHMTDTLVGGDKGKGAMHGDVIQADTLWSCVSCRACVEECPVMIEHIDIIVDMRRHLVGEGAVPPTARTTLMKLTNHGNVYGFPQDERGEWAEGLELAGPEEGDEEAYLFFVGCVSSFDRRNQKIAKALVKVLRAAGVNFFILGAKERCSGDPARRFGDEFLFQQFVEENIATFEQYKVRRIITHCPHCFNTLKNEYPQFGGNYEVLHHSHIIEQLLKDGRLPLKRTLPQALTYHDSCYLGRHNRTFDAPREAFEAATGEPIREMDRSRDKSFCCGGGGGHMWMEIDVEAQRINQLRFKQALDVEAETIGTACPFCVTMLEDAGKVLDREDVEVRDFVELLSDALDEEPA from the coding sequence ATGGACCCATCTGCCACGCGAGAAATTTTCTGGAACATCCCTCAGGCGACCATCCCTATATTTTACGGGGTGGCGGCCCTGGCAACGGCGGTCTTTGCATGGGGGTTCTGGCGTCGGTGGCAGGCCTGGTCTCAGGGCCGACCGGGGCCTGGGCTTGATGTAGTGGGCCGACGCCTTAAGGCCCTTCTTACGGAGGGGCTCGGCCAGCGGAAGCTCTTCCGGGAGCGCTTCGGCGGCTGGATGCACGCAGGGCTCATGTGGGGGTTTCTCGTCCTCCTCTACGGCACAACAGTCGTTTTCCTCGAGTACGATTTCAACTTAGGAATTTTTCGCGGGAGATCTTACCTCTTCACTTCTCTGGCCTGCGACCTCTTCGGCCTCTTTTTCCTCGGAGCAATTCTGGCGGCCGGCTGGCGCCGCTTTATAATCAAGCCCGACCGGCTTGAGCAGGGAAGAGATCTCGTAATCATGTGGGCCGCCCTCGTTCTCATCACCGTCTCCGGGTTCCTCATTGAGGGGCTCCGAATCCTGGGTACGGGATACCCGGCCTTCGAGGTCTGGTCGCCGGTGGGCTACGGGCTGGCGGGGGTGTTTCGCCTGGCCGGACTAGGAGGCGATGCGCTCAGAGCCACCCACCTGTGGCTCTGGTGGGGACACGCCCTCCTCGTCTTCGGGCTGATCGCCTACGTCCCATTCAGCATGCTCCGCCACATAGTCGCGGCGAGCCTCAACATCCTCTATCAGCCTATGGAGGCCCCGGGCGCTCTTCGGCCCGTGACGATGGAGGAGGTGGAGGCCACAGGCAAGTTCGGCGCCGGAGAGCTGAAGGATTTCTCATGGACCCAGCTTCTAAGCCTCGACGCCTGCACCGAGTGCGGCCGCTGCCAGGACGCCTGCCCAGCCTACGCCGCAGACTTGCCCCTCTCGCCAAAGGCGGTGGTCCTCGACCTCCAGCACCACATGACAGACACCCTGGTTGGAGGCGACAAGGGGAAAGGAGCGATGCACGGCGATGTAATCCAGGCCGATACCCTATGGAGCTGCGTATCGTGCAGGGCCTGCGTCGAGGAGTGCCCGGTCATGATTGAACACATCGACATCATCGTCGATATGCGCCGCCACCTCGTGGGAGAGGGCGCAGTGCCCCCAACGGCCCGGACGACCCTCATGAAGCTCACCAACCACGGCAACGTCTACGGCTTTCCACAGGACGAGAGGGGCGAGTGGGCCGAAGGCCTGGAGCTCGCCGGGCCCGAGGAAGGCGACGAGGAGGCTTACCTCTTCTTTGTCGGGTGCGTGAGCTCCTTCGACCGCCGCAACCAGAAGATCGCCAAGGCCCTGGTAAAGGTCCTGCGCGCCGCAGGGGTGAACTTCTTCATTCTAGGGGCCAAGGAGCGATGTTCCGGCGACCCGGCCCGCCGATTCGGGGATGAGTTCCTCTTCCAGCAGTTCGTGGAGGAGAACATCGCGACCTTCGAGCAATACAAGGTCAGGCGCATAATCACCCACTGCCCTCACTGCTTCAACACTCTGAAGAACGAATACCCCCAGTTCGGGGGGAATTACGAGGTGCTCCACCACTCCCACATCATCGAGCAGCTCCTTAAGGACGGCCGCCTGCCCCTCAAGCGGACGCTCCCACAGGCACTCACCTACCATGACTCCTGCTACCTGGGTCGTCACAACCGGACATTCGACGCCCCACGGGAGGCCTTCGAGGCGGCCACGGGCGAGCCGATCCGGGAGATGGACCGCAGCCGCGACAAGAGCTTTTGCTGCGGCGGGGGGGGGGGGCACATGTGGATGGAGATAGACGTGGAGGCGCAGCGAATCAACCAGCTCCGTTTTAAGCAGGCCCTCGACGTCGAGGCCGAGACTATCGGAACCGCCTGCCCCTTCTGCGTCACCATGCTCGAAGACGCCGGGAAGGTCCTGGACCGGGAGGACGTGGAGGTGCGGGACTTCGTCGAGCTTTTGAGCGATGCGCTCGACGAGGAGCCGGCCTGA
- a CDS encoding electron transfer flavoprotein subunit alpha/FixB family protein produces the protein MSAILVLAEHREGRLKKATLSAAACAKEVSEALGGVPWHVLVVGHEVASVAEEAARYGPSGVHVVDNEALAHPMAESYAPVVAEAARQMGVVFLCAAATSFSRDLLPRVTARLGAGMVSEVLETRLEDGTFYFKRPMWAGSVIATVSLTSDVKVATVRATAYEPVEPAAEAAQVVTLPIEVDANRLQTTFLSVDEHKSDRPDLTEARIVVSGGRGMRGEEGLALVCALADELGAAVGASRAAVDAGWTPNDWQVGQTGKIVAPDLYIACGISGAIQHICGMKGSKVIVAINKDPESPIFSLSDYGLVGDLFEIIPDMIEALKKPS, from the coding sequence ATGAGCGCAATTCTCGTCCTGGCGGAACACAGAGAGGGCCGGCTTAAGAAGGCCACCCTTTCGGCGGCCGCGTGCGCCAAAGAGGTGAGCGAGGCCCTGGGGGGTGTGCCCTGGCACGTGCTCGTGGTCGGCCACGAGGTGGCATCGGTCGCCGAGGAGGCGGCCCGTTACGGGCCTTCCGGCGTCCACGTCGTGGACAACGAGGCCCTCGCCCATCCCATGGCCGAGAGCTACGCGCCGGTCGTCGCGGAGGCGGCCCGGCAGATGGGCGTCGTGTTCCTTTGCGCGGCGGCGACGAGCTTCAGCCGCGACCTCTTGCCGAGGGTTACTGCCAGACTCGGGGCCGGGATGGTGAGTGAGGTGCTGGAGACACGGCTGGAGGACGGGACGTTCTATTTCAAGCGGCCCATGTGGGCCGGGAGCGTCATCGCGACCGTCTCGCTCACCAGCGACGTGAAGGTGGCTACTGTGCGGGCGACCGCCTACGAGCCCGTGGAGCCCGCCGCTGAGGCGGCCCAAGTAGTCACCCTCCCCATAGAGGTGGATGCGAACCGGCTCCAGACGACCTTCCTCTCGGTCGATGAACACAAAAGCGACCGGCCCGATCTGACCGAAGCACGCATCGTGGTCTCGGGAGGCCGAGGCATGAGGGGCGAGGAGGGCTTGGCTCTAGTCTGCGCCCTGGCCGACGAGTTAGGGGCCGCGGTGGGCGCCAGCCGCGCGGCCGTGGACGCCGGATGGACCCCCAACGACTGGCAGGTGGGCCAGACCGGAAAGATTGTGGCCCCGGACCTATACATCGCCTGCGGCATCTCCGGGGCCATCCAACACATCTGCGGGATGAAAGGCTCGAAGGTCATCGTGGCCATCAACAAGGACCCCGAGTCACCGATCTTCTCGCTTAGCGACTACGGGCTCGTTGGCGATCTTTTCGAAATCATTCCTGATATGATAGAGGCGCTGAAGAAACCCTCCTGA
- a CDS encoding TIGR02281 family clan AA aspartic protease, which translates to MKRLAPLLALFLTAGGAFAETPPALEPCKAVDEFNLHDPRRPETRFTTPPYVALAASGKLKRMVHRTRPSRQEIALAPEQAACLESLTGALMTAVRAESTYRYKLQTPAGTLLIFHVGDLVGSEAIPPTQVERLLANAERFLAEGNREESAKAYLEVLKAEPRPVEAATAFTALGMMEKEAGQKFKALYHFRKAVEAHPSSTLALQEQAALAVALNQPEEARLANEALTKLIPGRPGPYVALIQLAKKQDDQEEMVRLFSKLQAVDRKAAEHLAHTMPELKGRLRAVREHAPTVKDVLEIPLNARPGGTLTVDVSVNGSEPMTFMVDTGASFVSLKEETARRLGIEIDPERKGVFITASGPQTSFVINIERMEIKGIEAKDVSGAILNQDFGGGVEGLLGQSFLQKINARIDIAKKVMIIE; encoded by the coding sequence ATGAAACGTCTCGCTCCATTGCTGGCCCTGTTCCTTACCGCGGGAGGCGCCTTCGCCGAGACCCCGCCCGCCCTAGAGCCCTGCAAGGCGGTGGATGAGTTCAACCTCCACGACCCCCGCCGGCCGGAAACACGCTTCACCACACCGCCCTACGTGGCCCTCGCCGCTTCAGGGAAGCTCAAGCGAATGGTCCATCGGACCCGGCCGTCACGCCAGGAAATCGCCCTGGCCCCCGAGCAGGCGGCTTGCCTCGAGAGCCTCACCGGCGCCCTGATGACCGCCGTGCGGGCCGAATCGACCTACCGCTATAAGCTACAGACTCCCGCCGGAACCCTGTTAATCTTTCACGTGGGCGACCTCGTGGGCAGCGAGGCCATCCCTCCTACCCAAGTCGAACGGCTGCTGGCCAACGCCGAGCGGTTCCTAGCGGAAGGCAACCGCGAGGAGTCCGCCAAAGCCTACCTTGAGGTGCTCAAGGCCGAGCCCCGCCCCGTCGAGGCGGCGACGGCTTTCACGGCGCTCGGAATGATGGAGAAGGAAGCAGGCCAGAAATTCAAAGCCTTGTACCACTTCCGTAAAGCCGTGGAAGCCCATCCCAGCTCAACCCTCGCCCTCCAAGAGCAGGCCGCCCTCGCCGTAGCTCTGAATCAGCCCGAGGAAGCCCGGCTGGCCAACGAGGCCCTCACCAAGCTGATCCCTGGCCGGCCCGGCCCCTACGTAGCCCTCATCCAGCTGGCTAAGAAGCAAGACGACCAGGAGGAGATGGTACGCCTCTTCAGCAAGCTCCAGGCCGTCGACCGGAAGGCCGCCGAGCACCTTGCTCACACGATGCCTGAGCTCAAGGGCCGGCTTAGGGCCGTGCGGGAGCACGCTCCCACGGTCAAGGACGTGCTGGAGATTCCGCTCAACGCCCGGCCCGGGGGAACCCTCACGGTCGATGTCAGCGTCAACGGCAGCGAGCCGATGACCTTCATGGTCGATACGGGCGCCTCCTTCGTGAGCCTAAAGGAAGAGACCGCCCGGCGCCTCGGTATCGAGATCGACCCGGAGCGCAAGGGGGTTTTCATAACGGCCAGCGGCCCCCAAACGTCATTCGTAATCAATATTGAGCGGATGGAGATCAAGGGAATCGAAGCCAAAGACGTCAGTGGCGCCATCCTCAACCAAGACTTCGGAGGGGGGGTGGAGGGCCTCCTCGGCCAGAGCTTCCTCCAAAAAATCAACGCCCGCATCGACATCGCCAAGAAGGTGATGATTATCGAGTAA
- a CDS encoding DUF1122 family protein translates to MVSYEVWEQTSPLHTITERSYRLGIPPEATPVGELLIAAGCVAGFKDWYIAEGGNEGPRKLQAEKPPNEAAHSTALATLARSLSGYLASQPVAGAEAVELDCRARAARLLESLEWPEAVGPMARAVAASAGEVEGLLRDGQERVLETLAARRPPWNLEDGP, encoded by the coding sequence ATGGTGTCCTACGAGGTCTGGGAGCAAACTTCTCCTCTACACACCATCACGGAGCGGAGCTACCGCCTCGGCATTCCTCCTGAGGCGACGCCCGTGGGAGAGCTCCTCATCGCCGCCGGCTGTGTCGCCGGCTTCAAGGATTGGTATATCGCCGAGGGGGGCAACGAAGGGCCTCGCAAGCTCCAGGCCGAGAAACCCCCGAACGAGGCCGCCCATTCAACAGCCCTCGCCACGCTGGCCCGCTCCCTCTCCGGCTATCTGGCATCCCAACCCGTGGCGGGAGCCGAGGCCGTGGAACTCGACTGCCGGGCCCGGGCTGCGCGCCTCCTGGAGAGTCTAGAGTGGCCTGAGGCGGTGGGCCCTATGGCCCGAGCCGTCGCCGCTTCGGCAGGCGAAGTGGAAGGTCTCCTTCGGGACGGGCAAGAGCGGGTCCTGGAGACCCTCGCGGCCCGACGTCCCCCCTGGAACCTGGAGGATGGACCATGA
- the proC gene encoding pyrroline-5-carboxylate reductase: MRTKRIAFIGAGQMAEALIRGILNVGLRRPEQIVAADIRPERLQEIGRTFEAVQAESNAEAAQVAEIIILAVKPQDASEALSSIAPVVDEHHLLISIAAGLTLETIEASLKHRVRCVRAMPNTPALVGAGACALAGGTWATEKDLREVTVLFEAVGSVVRVPESLLDAVTGLSGSGPAYILMVIEALADAGVRQGIPRSEAQLLAAQTVYGTAKLVLESGEHPAVLRDNVASPGGTTIAGLAALEARGLRAAFMEAVAAATRRSKELGLF, encoded by the coding sequence GTGAGGACGAAGCGCATAGCCTTCATCGGTGCGGGCCAGATGGCCGAGGCCCTCATCCGCGGGATTTTGAACGTCGGCCTTAGGAGACCTGAGCAGATCGTTGCTGCCGACATCCGGCCTGAGCGGTTGCAGGAGATCGGCAGGACGTTCGAGGCGGTGCAGGCGGAGAGCAACGCCGAGGCGGCTCAAGTTGCGGAGATCATCATCTTGGCCGTGAAACCCCAGGACGCCTCCGAGGCCTTATCCAGCATCGCCCCGGTTGTTGATGAGCATCACCTACTCATTTCCATCGCCGCCGGGCTTACCCTGGAGACCATCGAGGCCTCTCTCAAGCATCGGGTCCGATGTGTCCGCGCCATGCCCAACACGCCTGCTCTCGTCGGGGCGGGCGCCTGCGCCTTGGCTGGCGGCACCTGGGCGACCGAGAAGGACCTCCGGGAGGTGACGGTCCTCTTCGAGGCAGTCGGCAGCGTGGTCCGGGTACCTGAGTCGCTCCTCGATGCGGTGACAGGGTTGTCCGGCAGCGGCCCGGCCTATATTTTAATGGTCATCGAAGCCCTCGCCGATGCCGGCGTCCGGCAAGGTATCCCACGGTCTGAGGCCCAACTCCTCGCGGCTCAGACGGTCTATGGGACGGCGAAGCTCGTCTTGGAGTCGGGCGAACATCCGGCGGTGCTGCGCGACAATGTGGCCAGCCCCGGAGGGACGACCATCGCGGGCCTCGCGGCGCTGGAGGCCAGAGGGCTTAGGGCAGCCTTCATGGAGGCGGTGGCGGCCGCCACCCGACGCTCCAAAGAGCTGGGTCTCTTTTAG
- the mtnA gene encoding S-methyl-5-thioribose-1-phosphate isomerase: MREVPLIPTVAWRDGAVVLIDQRKLPAEEVFLKLRTVEEVAQAIETMVVRGAPAIGVTAALGVLVAVRAIDAGEPEAFWNALEASFQRLSDTRPTARNLFWAIERMRAVAERHQKSALPEVAKALEHEALSILEEDVATCQALGQAGATLIDEGAMVLTHCNAGGLATAGYGTAGGVIRTAHYQGKTISVYVDETRPFLQGSRLTAWEFARDGIPIQLITDNMAGHFLQQGAVDLVIVGADRIAANGDTANKIGTYTLAVLAREHEVPFYVAAPTSTVDLGLPSGAEIPIEERSPEEITTWAGKRVAPEGIGVANPAFDVTPSKLITAIITERGIVRAPYEETLQAICSV, from the coding sequence ATGAGGGAGGTTCCCCTCATCCCAACCGTGGCCTGGCGAGACGGGGCTGTGGTGCTGATCGATCAGCGAAAGCTTCCGGCGGAGGAGGTTTTTCTCAAGTTACGGACCGTCGAAGAGGTCGCCCAGGCGATCGAGACGATGGTGGTCCGTGGGGCTCCGGCTATAGGGGTGACGGCGGCCCTGGGCGTGTTGGTAGCAGTCAGAGCCATCGACGCCGGCGAGCCAGAGGCCTTCTGGAACGCCCTGGAGGCCTCTTTCCAGAGGTTGAGCGACACCCGCCCGACGGCGCGGAATCTCTTTTGGGCCATCGAGCGGATGCGGGCAGTGGCCGAACGCCACCAAAAGTCGGCCCTTCCTGAGGTGGCCAAGGCCCTGGAGCATGAGGCGTTGTCGATTCTCGAAGAGGATGTCGCCACCTGCCAGGCCTTGGGCCAGGCCGGAGCTACCCTAATCGACGAGGGCGCTATGGTGCTCACTCACTGTAACGCCGGCGGGTTGGCGACGGCGGGATACGGGACGGCAGGCGGAGTTATCCGAACCGCCCACTACCAGGGCAAGACCATCTCCGTCTACGTCGACGAGACCCGCCCGTTCCTCCAGGGAAGCCGCCTTACGGCGTGGGAGTTCGCCCGCGACGGCATTCCCATCCAGCTCATAACCGACAACATGGCCGGCCACTTCCTCCAGCAGGGGGCCGTGGACCTCGTAATCGTCGGCGCCGACCGCATCGCCGCCAATGGCGATACGGCAAACAAGATCGGCACATACACCCTGGCCGTTCTGGCTCGGGAGCACGAGGTGCCGTTCTACGTGGCGGCTCCCACCTCCACGGTCGATCTCGGCCTGCCTTCGGGTGCTGAAATTCCTATTGAGGAGCGCTCGCCCGAGGAGATCACCACTTGGGCGGGGAAGCGCGTCGCCCCTGAGGGCATCGGTGTGGCCAACCCCGCCTTCGACGTAACCCCCTCGAAGCTCATCACGGCCATCATCACCGAGCGAGGGATTGTAAGGGCTCCGTACGAAGAGACGCTGCAGGCGATTTGCTCCGTCTGA
- a CDS encoding YggT family protein, protein MFVFGNFLQAVALILSYVLWAYMWIVIGSVIISWVGADPYNPIVRFLHQATEPVFYRVRRYLPMSGWGLDFSPIIVLLAIYFTRVFLIRSLLDLAQRLR, encoded by the coding sequence GTGTTTGTCTTTGGCAACTTCCTCCAGGCTGTGGCGCTGATATTGAGCTATGTGCTTTGGGCCTACATGTGGATTGTCATCGGGTCGGTAATCATCTCGTGGGTCGGCGCCGACCCGTATAACCCCATCGTCCGCTTCCTCCACCAAGCCACCGAGCCCGTCTTCTACAGAGTCCGCCGGTATCTCCCCATGTCTGGATGGGGCCTCGATTTCTCGCCCATCATCGTCCTGCTGGCTATCTATTTTACAAGAGTTTTCCTGATTCGCAGCCTCCTGGACCTCGCGCAACGCCTCCGATAG
- a CDS encoding DivIVA domain-containing protein encodes MEITPQEIRQQRFHVKLRGFDPEEVDTFLEMVADEFEIIIQAGKATRQKVKRLEEKSKALEMEVKRLREALNAAERSKAQALGAAQRDREQALGAAEKAMAQTKEALRTETAEARAIAAREAQAIVEVARHERAKAQEEVEALAEQRREMIEQVRNLLESQLRLLETEGAKAPSTAPPKPRG; translated from the coding sequence GTGGAGATAACGCCCCAGGAGATCAGGCAGCAGCGCTTCCATGTGAAGCTTAGAGGTTTCGACCCAGAGGAGGTGGACACCTTCCTGGAGATGGTCGCCGACGAGTTCGAGATCATCATTCAAGCCGGCAAGGCAACGAGACAGAAGGTAAAGCGCCTGGAAGAGAAGTCCAAGGCCCTTGAGATGGAGGTCAAACGGCTGCGCGAGGCCCTAAATGCTGCGGAAAGGTCGAAGGCCCAGGCCTTGGGCGCGGCGCAGCGGGACAGAGAACAAGCCCTCGGGGCGGCCGAGAAGGCGATGGCCCAGACTAAGGAGGCGCTCCGCACTGAGACGGCGGAGGCGCGGGCCATTGCCGCGCGGGAGGCCCAGGCCATCGTGGAGGTTGCCCGCCACGAGAGGGCAAAGGCCCAAGAGGAGGTCGAGGCCCTCGCCGAGCAGCGCCGGGAGATGATCGAGCAGGTGCGGAACCTGCTGGAGAGTCAGCTCCGGCTGCTAGAGACGGAAGGGGCCAAGGCCCCCTCGACGGCGCCTCCCAAGCCGCGAGGATAG